In a single window of the Nocardiopsis composta genome:
- a CDS encoding alpha/beta fold hydrolase gives MEPRIDGFDHQRVPVGGGVALHTAVGGSGSPVVLLHGFPQTHLMWRHVAADLAADHTVIVPDLRGYGASDKPAEAGENYSKRTMAADVVALARAFGHERFALAGHDRGALVAFRAGLDHPDRISRLAVLDVLPTLDMWEVMHGASAAVGFHLYLMAQPPGLPERMISAAPDDFFGHFLDVWTRDPAALPAEVRAAYLKASREAVDSIVADYRASAGVDIAHDEEDRRAGNRLRMPVTVLQQDWGAALGYDAAAVWREWAGDLDHRTVTCGHFMPEESPAEVTAALRELLARPEAAS, from the coding sequence ATGGAGCCCCGGATCGACGGCTTCGACCACCAGCGGGTGCCGGTGGGCGGCGGCGTGGCGCTGCACACCGCGGTGGGCGGCTCGGGAAGCCCGGTCGTGCTGCTGCACGGCTTCCCGCAGACCCACCTGATGTGGCGGCACGTGGCCGCCGACCTCGCCGCGGACCACACCGTGATCGTCCCGGACCTGCGCGGCTACGGGGCGAGCGACAAGCCGGCGGAGGCGGGCGAGAACTACTCCAAGCGGACGATGGCCGCCGACGTGGTCGCCCTGGCCCGGGCGTTCGGACACGAGCGGTTCGCACTGGCCGGGCACGACCGGGGCGCGCTGGTCGCGTTCCGCGCGGGACTGGACCACCCGGACCGGATCAGCCGGCTGGCGGTGCTGGACGTGCTGCCGACCCTGGACATGTGGGAGGTGATGCACGGGGCGTCGGCGGCGGTCGGCTTCCACCTGTACCTGATGGCCCAGCCGCCCGGCCTGCCGGAGCGGATGATCTCCGCCGCGCCGGACGACTTCTTCGGGCACTTCCTGGACGTCTGGACCCGCGACCCGGCCGCCCTGCCGGCGGAGGTGCGGGCCGCCTACCTGAAGGCGTCCCGGGAGGCGGTCGACTCGATCGTCGCCGACTACCGCGCCTCGGCCGGGGTGGACATCGCCCACGACGAGGAGGACCGCCGCGCGGGCAACCGGCTGCGGATGCCGGTCACCGTCCTCCAGCAGGACTGGGGTGCCGCCCTGGGCTACGACGCGGCGGCGGTCTGGCGCGAGTGGGCCGGCGACCTGGACCACCGCACCGTCACCTGCGGCCACTTCATGCCGGAGGAGTCCCCGGCCGAGGTCACCGCGGCCCTGCGCGAACTGCTGGCCCGCCCGGAGGCGGCGTCGTGA